The sequence TCGGACAAAAGTTCCCCGGACTCTCGATGCGATACTATGCGACGTCAGAAGACGGAAGTCTCTATGACTGGGTTAACGAGGGGAAGCTCTGCGGTACGGAGAGCAACGGCGCATCGCCCCTTCAGGACTTTCTTGTCGAACTGACCGGAGGACTTGCAAGACGGTATGAACTGCACTATCGCGCCATGCGAGCCGATGACACCTTTACCGAATGGGTAAGCGGGACGAAGATCTGCGGCTCCAAGGGTATGAAAATCAAGGATATTCAGGCGGTACTCTCTCCGGTAGGTGGAGGCATTGTGCGGATTCCTGCAGAATCGTTTATCCCGAGCGAGGGAAAGGGAACCTATGATATCGGCAAGCATGGCACCGGAATCGTTAATGCCGCTGTTCCCGGAGAGTGGGTGTTGACCTACCAGTGTCAGTACACCGGATCCAAACCGGTACGGCGACGTCTCGAAGCACTGTTTGCCTCAGCGAACGAAAGTCGACCTGTAAAGGTCGAGTTCAACGGAGCGATAGTCAATGGCGCAGCTCTGGAATATGGCACTGGCGCCTGGGATACCAGCGGCCTGCGTACAGCGCGGATCGGAACGGTGACTCTTCTGCCCGGCATGAACACCCTGAAGATAAGCAGGCCGGGCCCCTGGTCTCCACACATGAAAGAGTTCAGGCTGGTTGCGGAAGTGATCGATATTCCGGCGACATCGTTCATCGGCACTTCGAGTATCGGTAAGAACAGTTACGGTCTTGGCGTTATCGATACAGGTACCTGCGGGGGCAGGAACAGCATTTCAGCCCAGTATGAGTTTTCCTTTACAGGGAAAAAGCCTACAACGTTAATGCTGGAAGGTGTTTACGCTGCCGGGGACAGTCGTCCCGTCGATATCGTTATCAACCCCGAAGATGAAAAGCCGCAGACGTTTTCCAAAGTTATGGCAACCGTTACCGGAAGCTGGTGGAAAGACTGGCAGCGAGTTGAAACGATCGGGGATGTTACCGTCCGTCCGGGAAAAAACACGCTTATGCTCCGCACGACAGTGAATACTCTTCCGCATATCCAGGAGTTCCGTCTGGTATCGAAAGAGCCGTTCTTCGATTTTGATCCCGACGCGGACTGAACGCCTCATTCGTCTTCTTGCCGGTAAACGGCAGGTAAACTGCCCATAACCGATTGAATGACGCCCGGAGCTGTCGAAAGATGGTTCCGGGGTGTCATTTCCGTTTGATGGCACGGTATGAGTCGCATGTATTGAAAAGATCATGAGGTAGCTCTCCATCGAGCCGGAGTACGAGTGGCTGAGCTGTCTGATGGTTGCGGGCGTTGCGGCTGCACTCCATCGCCAACTCGAAAGTATTCATCTTCTCTTTCTCGACAATTTCTGCGGTTTTCATCATCCAGTTCGGCGTCATTACCGCTCTTGCGTTGTTCATGCCCGTGTCCAGGGAGGGAGAACGAGGAACCCGTCACGAACCTTGCCGATAAAGGCATCACCGTTGACGATTCTTCCATGACCATCCGCCAGATCGCCAAAGAGAACCAGAAGAAAGAGATGGAAGAACTCGGGCTGGTGTTCAGGTGAGGAGCAGCGATTCTCTGCGTTTAAAACCGGGCATTGTTACGGCTTTTTTATGTGCTGCAGAAATTAAAAAACATGGTTTACTCTGCAGTGGCGATGAATGGCCATTTTCCGTTATGTTCCGACAAAATCCGGAAAAATATCTATACTTCTTTCATTCGATCTATAAACAAAATCCGAGCCGTTGAAAACTTGTCACACCATAATAGAAGGCGACAGCAGGCAGATGAATCTGCTGCCTGACAGTTCGGTTCACCTTGTCATTACCTCTCCTCCCTACTGGCAGCTCAAGGACTACGGGACGGAGAACCAGATCGGATTTCACGACAGCTATGAGAGCTACATCAACAATCTGAATCTTGTCTGGAGCGAGTGCGAACGGGTGCTGCATCCCGGCTGCAGGCTCTGCATCAACATCGGCGACCAGTTCGCCCGTTCGGTGTATTACGGCCGGTACAAGGTTATCCCGATCCGGACGGAGATCATCAGGTTCTGCGAGACTATCGGTTTCGACTACATGGGCGCGGTGATCTGGCAGAAGGTGACCACAACCAACACCACTGGCGGGGCATCCATTATGGGAAGCTTCCCGTATCCGCGCAACGGCATTCTCAAGCTCGATTATGAGTTCATTCTCCTGTTCAAAAAGCCGGGAGATGCGCCCAAGCCGGCAAAAGAGCAGAAAGAGCGCTCCGCCATGAGCACCGAAGAGTGGAACACCTGTTTCTCCGGACACTGGAACTTTGCCGGAGCAAAGCAGGATGGCCACATCGCCGTGTTTCCGGAAGAGCTTCCGCATCGCCTGATCAGGATGTTCGCATTCAGCGGAGAAACGGTGCTCGATCCGTTCATGGGCAGCGGGACTACCAGTCTTGCGGCAAAAAACCTCGACAGGAACTCGGTCGGCTACGAAATCAATCCCGAGTTTATCGGAATAGCAAAAGAGAAACTCCGTGCCAACCAGACGGACTTTGCCGGAACGGAGTATATTTTTCAGCACGATGTCCTGAAGGGGGATATTTCCGAAATGATCGAGCGTCTTCCTTATCGTTTTCAAGACCCCCACAAACTCGACAAGAAAATCGACCCACGAAAGCTGACGTTCGGATCAAGAGTAGAAAAGGGTAGCGGGGCAAAACAGGAAGAGACGTTTATCGTCAGGGAGATTCTAAGCCCCGAGATGGTCAGATTGTCCAACGGCCTGACGGTGAGGCTGATCGGAGTGAAGGAAGAACCTTTTACGCGGGAAAAAGCTGTCGGGTATCTCGTTGACAAGATCAAGGGAAAACGGATTTTCATGAAGTACGACAGCATGAAATACGATGGGGGGGACAATTTGCTCTGTTACCTCTATCTGGAAAACAAGACGTTTGTCAACGCGCATCTGATCAAGAGCGGTTTAGTCGGGATTGACGGCAGCTACGATTATAAATACCGGAGCAAATTTCAAACTTTTTCCGAACAGGTCAATGGCTAAAGAATGGATACTGAACAGCGCGATGAACCGCTTTCAGTTGAATTTTAAAAGGAATGTTGGCCCTACCTCTGAATCCATCAGGAAATGCGCCCCAAAAACGCTCGATGAGTGGCGTGAGTACTATTTTTTGCATGTCAAGCCGGAAGAGCAGCTCGTGGAATTGGGCAGGAAGCTCTATGTGAAAATAACGGAGGTTATCCAGGCGGAAGTTGCTGATGTGACGGAAGAGGACTGCATAAACTATATGAAGCAGCTTGTGATCGACCGCACGTTTGACGGTTACATGACGGAAATCCAGACCGTGTATGGGCAGCTTGAGCATATTCTTGGGGTGAAAATCGAACCGGCTCCTGATGAATGGGACCGCTTGTTCAATGTCGATTTTTTCATCAAGGTCGGAGAGAAGTTCATTGGCCTTCAGATCAAGCCGATCACGTTCGGAGGAGGATCCGTTCAGCTTCCGGAGATTTTCAAGGAAAAATCTTTGCAGGAAGAGACGCACAGGAAGTTTACCAAGAAATTCGGCGGGAAGGTATTTTACATCTACTCCTATAAAAGCGGAGAGAAGAAAGAGATTTACAATACGGAAGTTATCGAAGAGATCAGACAGGAGATAAGTCAGTCTATTTAGTGCCAGAATGAAGTCATGCGAGTTCCCGAATGCCCAGTGATTTCAGATAGTCGAAAGTTGTATCGTAATATGCAGGGTTTCTTGTTGGGTCATCGCGATTACCTTCTGGAACGAAAATAACCATGCCTTGTCGTGCACGGGTGAGTAGAACTCGGTAGGCGTTTTTCTGATACTGTTTTCTTGACAAGCTTTTAATTCTTTGCCATTTGTTGCCCCTGAAAGAATAATGTTCCCAGCCATGGTCTCCGAGGCGGAAATCCCCATCCCATGATACGCAAGCCCAGTCAAGTTCAAGGCCCTGCACATGGAATTCGGTTGCCACTTCTTCGAGGTAGTATGATGAACGGACATCGTCTTTACCGTCAAGAAACCATTTTACATGGTTAATGGGGCATCTAACATCGATTGCCAAAGGCTTAAGTCGTTCAGCTTGGGACGAGACGATCATACCGTAACGCTCTGAACCGCTTGCGTGCTCTTTTAGCCATGCTTTTGCATGGTATAGATTTCTGGTGAGCACGATTGGATACCGCTCTTGAAGTTGCCGGTAGAGTTCTTTTGCTTCAGCTACTTCGCAATCGAGTATTGTTTTGACGAACCGTGATACGGTATCAGCACGGAATGACCGCATTGAGACGGCAAGATGCAGGTCTTCACTGTAATGGACGTTGGTTCTGCTTTTGATGGATTGTATTTTCTCGCCAGCTTCGTATTCGCTTTCAGTCAGTGCTGGGGAGATATAAATGTGCCAGTCGGGATAACTATTACTGATTGCTTCTATCCATGCGCTAATGCCAGCTTCTCCTGTATTTATTTCCTGACCACCACCTACGAGACAAACGATGACAGCCCAGTCCTTTCTTCTGTCCATGCAGGAGATCAGGTATTCTGGTTCTGATGCGGAAAAATTATCAACTCCTTTTTTCATCCTCATAAAGAGAGCGGTCTGTTCTCGGTTCCATGCGCGTTGAGCTTCGTCAAACAGAGCAATGTGTTCAACCGGTGGTTGATCGTCGTTTTTCAGACAGTCATCTCGGAAGTGATGTACATTCTGAATGAAAGCTTTGACCCGTGCCAGTGCTTCGCCTTTCTTGAGCTTTTTCCCGTGCTGCAATTTTTCTCGCAGAATGGTGTCTCGTGCCAGTGCTTCCCGAAGGATGTCTACCAGAGGTTTATTGCCAGAAAGAAAAACACTGTAAAGTTCGCTTTCCTTGTCGCTATATCTGGTGGCGATGTTAAGTCCAACGAGCGTTTTTCCTGCTCCGGGTACGCCAGTAACGAAGCAGATGGCCTTTTCCTTGCGATCCCTTGCTTGGTCAATGATACGGAATAGCTGCTCTGATGTTTGGGCGAGGTTGATGGCTCCAGCATCATTTCGGGAGATATCTCCAACACCATGTCCAGCATAAAGCGCTCGAGCAGCTTCGATGATTGTTGGGGTTGGACGGTACGGTGAGGTTTCCCAGATTTTAGGGTTAAGCGGCTTTGCCGGAAATGAGCGGACTATTTGATGCAGTGCGACTGCAAGGTCATTTTGATTGGTACAGACTGGGTTGTAGAGGTCGTGAATCCTTGGATGCTGCTGCAGTTCGATTGCTCTTGTTGGTGCATTGGTAGTAACCAACAAAGGAATAACCGTAAGATTGTGGCTGGCCTCGTGAAAATATTTCAGGTCGATGGCGTAGTCATATGCTTGGTCGATGTCTGCCATGAGGTATTGACTGGCATCGATCTTGAATTCTATTGTAATGACGATGCCGTTAATGAGCAGTACAGCATCGATCCGCCTACCCATACGAGGGATGTCGAATTCGAGGTGTAGATAGCCGTTGATGTTTTGTAGGGATTCGCGGAGAATCCCGATCTCCTTTCGCCACGCGATCTTTTGGGTCGGAAGATCAGCAAATGTACTGTTCATGGCTAACTTGCCGATAATCTGATGATCGGGAGTGTATTGGAACTCCTCGAAGCTAGCACTGTACCAAGAGCGTTTCATGAAAAGTGGTTAAATTTCTGAAAGATAATCCTGCGGGTCAAATGCCTTCCAGCCATTTTGACTACACTTTTCAATATCCTCCACGAATGCTCCGATCGTTCGTGACTGCAGCTCAATGTCCACACTGGAAGCATCGAGGGCTTCGACGGAGCTATACTCATGAAAGCAGTGATCATCGGTGTTGACCGAATCCTCATCTTCGAAAAGAAAGATTTCAGGGATTCCTGCTTGTTTGGCGTTGAACAGGCACCCCATGTCAAAACACTTTTCCAGTCTCTTTTGTATTTCATCGAGTTTCAAACCATCCGGGTTTTCAAAATCGACTGAGCCCCAGCTTTTGTAATTTCCGCCGTCACGGTAGAGGTAGTTTAATCTGACAAGTTTTTTCATAATTGTCCGCAGCTGGAGGATTGCATGCTGGAGGTCTTGTTCATCGGATGATCGTAATGTTGAAGTATAGAGATAAGTTGCGTAATTGACAAGGTCGCTGGGACAGGATGGGGTTAGAGGGCAGTTTTCTAACTTCCACCCGCTGAAGTCGTTTCCGACTCGCCGAGCCAGTAGCATGCCAGCGGGGCGGGGATTTTGAGCGCCTGAATGCTGTTATCGCCGGTGAGCGGGATGACGCCGAAATCCTCCATGTTTCTGGTGATGATGTAGGATTTGCCTGTCGAAGCAGGCGCGATGCGGCGCTTCAAACAGTGCCGGGAATTAAGAGAGGCGGGTTTGCTGATCTCCGGGGCAGGTCTATCGCGGACGTTCGGTTCAGAGTTCGATAAACTGCCCGCCCTGCAGAGAGTAGCGTTTGATGTTCAGGGGTTCGTTCCGGTCGAGCCGGATCGCCAGAGCGGTTGCGAAACCGCAGATGTAGTCGAAAACCGGGGCGATGCAGGTGAAGGTATGGATGTCTCCGAATGGCAACTCGAAACGGTTCATCTGGCAGTATGCGGCCACATCAAAAGCGGCGAGACCCTGTTCGAGAGGCCAGCCGCTGGCTTTGATGAGCGCTTCCTTGAGGCTCCATATCCGGATGAAGGCACTGTTTTTTTTCCAGCCGGGCTGGTTCATGAGTACGGCGTATTCCTCTGCCGAGAAGTGGTTTCTGGCCAGTTCGTCGATATCCTCTACTGTACGTATCCGTTCGATGTCGATGCCGGTTTCGGGGTGCCCTGAAAAAGCATAGACAATATCGTTGCCGGAATGGGAGAGATTGAAAAAGATGCCGCTGTCCCCGGGGAATGCGACGAACGGTTTTCCCACCGGGGTGGCGGCGAATCGTAGTCTGGAGGGCTCGATACCGAAGGTCGTTCCCAGAAGGGCTCTGAGAATGCCTCTGCGGACAATGAAATTCTGTCGTTCGCTGGCTGCCGGGAAGCTTCCTGCTCTTGTTTTTTCATCTTCCGAAAGGGATTCGTACAGTTCCGTTTCGGGCAGTCCATGGATTATCGTATCGGTATGGATGAGGGTAACGGTCTCTTTTGCAATGATCATCGGTTGACAACGCCTGTTTCCGGGTACGGTGATTTGTTTCAACAAGGTATCGTTCTCTTTCGTTGCCTGCAAATAACGGCGAATAACAGTACCGCTCCGGTGCGATGCCGGGGTGACCGACGAAGCAGCTGCATATCGAGGCTGTGATCGTACGGCTTTCGCAATATTGCGGGAATCTGACCAGGCTGCCATGCGGCATAATGCATCAGACCGGCTCATTATCGGAGCAACTACTATCGGTATAATCAGTTCGCGTCAGGGCTGACAAAGCGATAAATGGTTGAGCGTCCGGCGCCTTCCTTTTCCAGGAGGCCTGCAGTGACAAGTTCAGCAATTTGTCGTTTTGTCGTTGCGCTTGGGATTCCGAGTCTCTGAACGCAGATTTTTGTCGATATCGATCCTGATGTATTGATTTCGGCAAGAATCGCCTCCCTTGCGGTTCGCTCCGGAGTCCCCGATGCAGCCGGTTGGTGAGCCATGACAGCCCCTGCACGATGAGGGGATTTCGGGATCGAGAACGGGCTTCTCCGCTTTCCAGCCGCTTGGGCAATTGTCCTCCGGGTGGGTCGCCGGGGCTGCTGACGAGCAGGCGGTCGGCATATACCTCGATAGTTATTTTAGCTCCGGCATCCGAATAGTCAATCCGAGAAATTCACGAGAAAAATACAATAACAAGAGGTTGAGTTTGAGTATAAAAGCAAAACCCCCCGGCTTCATGCTCGAAACCGAGGGGTTTTTACCGTTCCTGCTGCCGAAGCGGTTACTTCTTCAGGTACTGGAAGCTCGGGTCGGGGCGACCGACGAAGCAGCTGCGGGTGAAGCCGTACTTCTTGATCATGGCGAAGGCTTTTCTCGCTTCGTCTTCCTTGCTGCCGAAATCGAAAACCCAGTGACTGCCGTCGACGATTTTCCAGCTTCCGCCGATGTTCCTCACTTCGATGGTGTTCGGGTTGAACGATACGCAGTCCTCTCCGGGCATGTTGCCCTGCGGCGCCCTGCCGTTAACAAGCAGGTACTGGAAGCTGGGGTCGGGGCGACCGACGAAGCAGGAACTGTTCATCCGGTAGTGTTTGATGATTCTCAACGCCTGCAGCGCTTCCGTTCTGTTCGGGCCGAAGTTGAACATGAGGTGGTTGCCATCGACTATCGTCCAGCGTCCGTCAAGGTTTTTAACGGTAACTGTGCTCGGGTTGAACGAAATGCAATCCTCTTCAACTGACGGCATGGGGCGTATCGGCCCTATAGGGCCTATAGGGCCGATGGGACCGACGATCAGCTGCCGGTTGAAGGTGTAGGATGCCGTATAGTTCGAGCGTCCGCTGTTGTCGGTAAACCTGGTGTAGATGTCGGCGCGAATGGAGCTTCTGCTGATCGGTCTGACGATGACCAGCGTCTGGCTGAAGCCGGTGGTGAAGAGTGCCGATACTGCCTGGGCGTTCTGATCGATATCCGAGGATACGCCGGGAGCGTAGGCATAGGCATTGACTTCGCCCCAGTCGCAGTCCTGTGGGTGGCATTTGCCCCAGGCGCGCATTTTCAGGGAGTTGCCGTTTCCGGTGATGGTCAGCTTTGTGACTCCTGCTGTGTTCGGATCGGTGTTTTTCCATGTGCCGGTAAACTGGCTGACGGCCGCGAAGCTCAGCGATTGACACAGGAGAAGCATGATCGCAAGCAGTGCGGGGATGGTGATTCTTTTCATATGGATTCCTGTTAAAAAGTGGCGGGGATATAGAATTATATTAACTGCAAAGAAAAGTTAATTGTTCATACTCTAAAAAACAATGTTGCAGCCTGGCAGTTCGTGGGGTATTCATACTTGTTTTGAAATCAGCGTGCGTTATTGCTGTTGAGCTGCAGCGATGCGCGAGAATCGCATTCACGCCAGGGTTCGCCTGAGGTTATGCGATCTTCCTCGCGGAATACCGATTCTTTTCCTACTTTGCTTTCTGCATTGCAGTTACGGCAAAAAGAGGAAGATGACAGACAATCAATGAATGAACAAAGCTGACGAATCGATAAACGGAAACGACAATTCTCCTGCAGACCAGAGCCCGACAACCTTTAAAGAGAAGGTTCTGTCGGCTTTTCCCGCATTTCGGAGCCGGAATTTCAGGCTCTATTTCATCGGTCAGATCGTTTCCATGATCGGCACCTGGCTGCAGATGGTGGCGCAGGGGTGGCTGGTGCTTGAAATGACCGGTTCCGCTTTCTGGGTGGGCGTGACAGCCGCGGCATCCTCGCTGCCGACCCTGTTTCTCTCGCTTATCGGTGGCGTTATCGTCGATCGGTATAACCGAAAAACCATTCTGCTCTGGACTCAGTCGGCTTCGATGGCCCTGGCGCTCGTGCTTGGCATCGTCACCCTTACCGGTACGGTGACGCTTGCCGTTATTCTGGTGCTTGCATTTCTGCTCGGCTGCGTCGCTGCGGTGGCCACTCCGGCGATACAGGCGTTCCTGAGCGAAATGGTTGAGCGCGCAGAGCTGCATTCGGCCGTAGCGCTCAATGCGGCTATTTTCAATGCGTCGAGGGTTATTGGCCCGGCCATTGCAGGGCTCATGATCGCCTGGATCGGTACGGGCGGCGCGTTCATAGCAAACGGGCTGAGTTATCTTGCCGTGATTGCCGCGCTGCTTGCCATAACAATAGAAACTCCCCGCACGAAACCGGCGTCGCACCAGCCGCCCCTGCAGTCTATCAGGGACGGCATTGTCTATACGTGGGAGCATCCGGTCATCAGAACCATCGTGCTGTTCGTTTCGGTGGTTTCGATATTCGGCTGGTCGTTCATGTCGATGTTGCCGGTGGTGGCCAAGCAGACTTTCGGTCTGGGTTCCGACGGCATGGGATACCTTTTTTCAGCATTCGGACTCGGCTCGCTTTCGGGCACCGTGCTGGTTTCCATGTCGTCGGGAAAGATCCGGAGCTCTTCGATGGTGATCGGCGGCATTTTCACCTTTTCCCTTGCGCTCGGGGCGTTCACTTTTGCCTCTGACGAACGCATTGCGATGGCGTTTCTCTTTATCGCCGGCATCGGTATGCTTTCGGCGTTCGCAACCATGACCGCCACGGTACAGCGACTCGTTGACGACAGTTACCGGGGTCGGGTGATGAGCATCTACCTGATGGTGCTGATGGGGTTCATGCCGCTGGGCAACCTGCAGGTGGGGTTTCTCTCGGAACAGTTCGGTACGGCGATAGCCATTCGCATCGGCAGCATAGTCGTGTTTCTTGCGACGCTCCTGCTTTTCAGTTAT comes from Chlorobium limicola DSM 245 and encodes:
- a CDS encoding DNA methyltransferase, encoding MNLLPDSSVHLVITSPPYWQLKDYGTENQIGFHDSYESYINNLNLVWSECERVLHPGCRLCINIGDQFARSVYYGRYKVIPIRTEIIRFCETIGFDYMGAVIWQKVTTTNTTGGASIMGSFPYPRNGILKLDYEFILLFKKPGDAPKPAKEQKERSAMSTEEWNTCFSGHWNFAGAKQDGHIAVFPEELPHRLIRMFAFSGETVLDPFMGSGTTSLAAKNLDRNSVGYEINPEFIGIAKEKLRANQTDFAGTEYIFQHDVLKGDISEMIERLPYRFQDPHKLDKKIDPRKLTFGSRVEKGSGAKQEETFIVREILSPEMVRLSNGLTVRLIGVKEEPFTREKAVGYLVDKIKGKRIFMKYDSMKYDGGDNLLCYLYLENKTFVNAHLIKSGLVGIDGSYDYKYRSKFQTFSEQVNG
- a CDS encoding MjaI family restriction endonuclease, with product MAKEWILNSAMNRFQLNFKRNVGPTSESIRKCAPKTLDEWREYYFLHVKPEEQLVELGRKLYVKITEVIQAEVADVTEEDCINYMKQLVIDRTFDGYMTEIQTVYGQLEHILGVKIEPAPDEWDRLFNVDFFIKVGEKFIGLQIKPITFGGGSVQLPEIFKEKSLQEETHRKFTKKFGGKVFYIYSYKSGEKKEIYNTEVIEEIRQEISQSI
- a CDS encoding DUF2075 domain-containing protein yields the protein MKRSWYSASFEEFQYTPDHQIIGKLAMNSTFADLPTQKIAWRKEIGILRESLQNINGYLHLEFDIPRMGRRIDAVLLINGIVITIEFKIDASQYLMADIDQAYDYAIDLKYFHEASHNLTVIPLLVTTNAPTRAIELQQHPRIHDLYNPVCTNQNDLAVALHQIVRSFPAKPLNPKIWETSPYRPTPTIIEAARALYAGHGVGDISRNDAGAINLAQTSEQLFRIIDQARDRKEKAICFVTGVPGAGKTLVGLNIATRYSDKESELYSVFLSGNKPLVDILREALARDTILREKLQHGKKLKKGEALARVKAFIQNVHHFRDDCLKNDDQPPVEHIALFDEAQRAWNREQTALFMRMKKGVDNFSASEPEYLISCMDRRKDWAVIVCLVGGGQEINTGEAGISAWIEAISNSYPDWHIYISPALTESEYEAGEKIQSIKSRTNVHYSEDLHLAVSMRSFRADTVSRFVKTILDCEVAEAKELYRQLQERYPIVLTRNLYHAKAWLKEHASGSERYGMIVSSQAERLKPLAIDVRCPINHVKWFLDGKDDVRSSYYLEEVATEFHVQGLELDWACVSWDGDFRLGDHGWEHYSFRGNKWQRIKSLSRKQYQKNAYRVLLTRARQGMVIFVPEGNRDDPTRNPAYYDTTFDYLKSLGIRELA
- a CDS encoding 4'-phosphopantetheinyl transferase family protein; protein product: MIIAKETVTLIHTDTIIHGLPETELYESLSEDEKTRAGSFPAASERQNFIVRRGILRALLGTTFGIEPSRLRFAATPVGKPFVAFPGDSGIFFNLSHSGNDIVYAFSGHPETGIDIERIRTVEDIDELARNHFSAEEYAVLMNQPGWKKNSAFIRIWSLKEALIKASGWPLEQGLAAFDVAAYCQMNRFELPFGDIHTFTCIAPVFDYICGFATALAIRLDRNEPLNIKRYSLQGGQFIEL
- a CDS encoding DeoR family transcriptional regulator; translation: MAHQPAASGTPERTAREAILAEINTSGSISTKICVQRLGIPSATTKRQIAELVTAGLLEKEGAGRSTIYRFVSPDAN
- a CDS encoding MFS transporter gives rise to the protein MNKADESINGNDNSPADQSPTTFKEKVLSAFPAFRSRNFRLYFIGQIVSMIGTWLQMVAQGWLVLEMTGSAFWVGVTAAASSLPTLFLSLIGGVIVDRYNRKTILLWTQSASMALALVLGIVTLTGTVTLAVILVLAFLLGCVAAVATPAIQAFLSEMVERAELHSAVALNAAIFNASRVIGPAIAGLMIAWIGTGGAFIANGLSYLAVIAALLAITIETPRTKPASHQPPLQSIRDGIVYTWEHPVIRTIVLFVSVVSIFGWSFMSMLPVVAKQTFGLGSDGMGYLFSAFGLGSLSGTVLVSMSSGKIRSSSMVIGGIFTFSLALGAFTFASDERIAMAFLFIAGIGMLSAFATMTATVQRLVDDSYRGRVMSIYLMVLMGFMPLGNLQVGFLSEQFGTAIAIRIGSIVVFLATLLLFSYRKEIQAAWREYREDKEEGT